One genomic segment of Trichococcus shcherbakoviae includes these proteins:
- a CDS encoding DUF1788 domain-containing protein, which produces MKQIIERLNDLQEIILEPDFTNKKGLGGEIGFYIFDYDAADELIVRQAIPDLIQYSKKRNEALRFQVFDLYDMMIRFFEKRGYIEKNIKMEQQKSSEELFSVMRKALKIATNRDVFVQTIREELEPGAIVFITGIGKIYPILRSHVLLNNLQIVVEDQPLILFFPGTYEDNKMQLFGEFKDDHYYRAFQLVGR; this is translated from the coding sequence ATGAAACAAATTATCGAAAGACTGAACGATCTACAGGAAATCATATTGGAACCGGACTTCACAAACAAAAAAGGCTTGGGTGGCGAAATCGGCTTTTACATCTTCGATTATGATGCAGCTGATGAACTGATTGTCCGTCAAGCAATCCCGGACCTGATCCAATATAGCAAAAAAAGAAATGAAGCTTTACGATTCCAAGTATTCGATTTATACGATATGATGATCCGCTTTTTCGAAAAGCGAGGATACATCGAAAAAAACATCAAAATGGAACAGCAGAAGTCCAGCGAAGAATTGTTCAGTGTCATGCGTAAAGCCCTCAAAATCGCAACCAATCGGGATGTATTCGTGCAGACCATCCGGGAAGAGTTGGAGCCGGGAGCGATCGTTTTCATCACAGGTATCGGTAAAATCTATCCGATTCTGCGCTCACATGTACTATTGAATAACCTGCAGATTGTAGTCGAGGACCAGCCCTTGATTTTATTTTTCCCGGGAACATACGAGGACAACAAAATGCAACTGTTTGGAGAATTCAAGGACGATCATTATTATCGTGCCTTTCAATTAGTAGGTAGATAG
- a CDS encoding DUF1819 family protein has protein sequence MNKYRTALMNRPFMYIESKRIAEMILQGKTEEERWYEAIELNALQMPSPDRRKTSYKEISHRLSFLDEFLLEKFMNSDADTAKAILAYAILQADKLYFEFMREVYLEKILLLQKELTKKEVINFLYKKSEQSEVVAKWADNTKERLASGFIQMMRESEFIMSNHEEHQVKRPLINQSVGEYLRKNGIKPIVEIMLGELL, from the coding sequence ATGAATAAATATCGGACGGCATTGATGAATCGTCCCTTTATGTATATTGAGAGTAAACGCATTGCAGAAATGATACTTCAAGGAAAGACGGAAGAAGAGCGATGGTATGAAGCAATCGAATTGAATGCCCTCCAGATGCCTTCCCCTGATCGAAGAAAGACATCATACAAGGAAATCAGTCACCGCTTATCCTTTTTGGATGAGTTCTTGTTGGAAAAATTCATGAACAGCGATGCTGATACTGCGAAAGCAATCCTCGCTTATGCGATTTTGCAGGCAGATAAGCTTTATTTTGAATTTATGCGTGAAGTATATCTTGAAAAAATCTTACTTTTACAAAAAGAACTGACTAAAAAAGAAGTCATCAATTTCCTGTACAAAAAATCGGAACAGAGTGAAGTCGTCGCCAAGTGGGCAGATAATACGAAAGAACGTTTAGCGAGTGGATTTATCCAAATGATGCGAGAATCCGAGTTTATCATGAGCAATCATGAGGAGCATCAAGTCAAGCGCCCTTTGATTAACCAAAGCGTGGGAGAGTATCTGCGAAAAAACGGCATCAAACCCATTGTTGAGATCATGTTAGGAGAATTACTATGA
- a CDS encoding nucleotidyl transferase AbiEii/AbiGii toxin family protein, with the protein MITATQLKQKIRHLAAQKKMDPQLLQRAFVMEQFLFLLGLTKHKDNFIIKGGFLIRSLLGVEKRTTMDIDTTVKGFTLNRENLAAIFNEICSANTIEGISFRVEKIEEIREEDDYPGFRVSMIATIQTMGVPFKVDLTTGDAITPKEELTKYTSILDDKEIELWSYPIETVLAEKLQTVLYRTTLSTRARDYYDIHMLYLLKKDEINWKALNESLQATMIKRETVDLLDDYSSVLMLIEADDNLQKLWIRYQDKNSYVGNISFNETIQSVKAVLDRIIVSV; encoded by the coding sequence TTGATAACAGCAACGCAATTGAAGCAAAAGATTCGTCATCTAGCAGCACAAAAGAAAATGGACCCACAATTACTCCAGCGGGCCTTTGTCATGGAACAATTTTTGTTTTTGCTGGGACTCACAAAACACAAAGACAACTTCATTATTAAAGGTGGCTTCCTTATTCGTTCACTGCTTGGTGTAGAAAAACGGACTACTATGGATATTGATACAACCGTTAAAGGATTTACGCTAAACAGAGAAAACTTAGCCGCCATCTTTAATGAAATATGTTCAGCCAATACCATTGAAGGAATATCCTTTAGGGTAGAAAAAATAGAAGAAATCCGGGAGGAAGATGATTATCCGGGGTTCCGCGTGTCGATGATCGCAACTATCCAAACAATGGGTGTTCCATTTAAGGTAGACCTGACAACTGGCGACGCCATTACACCAAAAGAAGAACTGACAAAGTACACTTCTATTTTAGATGACAAGGAAATCGAATTATGGAGTTATCCCATAGAAACAGTTTTAGCCGAAAAGCTTCAAACGGTCCTATATAGGACGACTTTGAGCACAAGAGCGCGGGATTATTATGATATTCATATGCTCTATCTGTTAAAAAAAGATGAAATCAATTGGAAGGCATTGAACGAATCTCTTCAAGCAACGATGATTAAGAGAGAAACAGTCGATCTGTTGGATGACTATTCTTCTGTGCTTATGCTTATTGAAGCAGACGATAACCTTCAAAAACTATGGATACGTTATCAAGATAAAAACAGCTACGTAGGTAATATCTCATTTAATGAAACAATACAGTCAGTAAAAGCTGTACTTGATAGAATTATTGTATCCGTATAG
- a CDS encoding type IV toxin-antitoxin system AbiEi family antitoxin domain-containing protein — translation MKDEEVKAKSDRANKMDPKKIEQKGQESQIEETLSVFVSESKGIIQTKDLTKRGIHPEQFQRYLKKSGKIEKVAHGMYVNVDDFTDELQLLQTRFKKGVFSFETALFLHDLTDVTPFDYHMTFPQGYNNKHLAESGVIPSYAVPNRYNLGVIIMESPSGNPIRVYDVEKTLCDMFMPGHKADKDVQLTALRRYMKRKNKKLSELMRYAKLLKVEKGMRPYLEVLL, via the coding sequence GTGAAGGACGAAGAAGTGAAAGCAAAGAGTGATCGTGCCAATAAAATGGATCCGAAAAAAATTGAACAAAAGGGACAAGAATCGCAAATTGAAGAGACTTTGAGTGTTTTCGTTAGCGAAAGTAAAGGAATCATTCAAACGAAGGATCTGACAAAGCGCGGCATTCACCCTGAACAATTTCAGAGATATTTAAAAAAAAGTGGGAAAATCGAAAAAGTTGCTCACGGCATGTATGTGAATGTTGACGATTTTACCGATGAATTACAACTTCTACAAACCCGCTTCAAAAAAGGAGTCTTTTCGTTCGAAACAGCCCTGTTCCTGCATGACTTGACGGATGTGACGCCATTCGATTATCACATGACCTTTCCGCAGGGATACAACAATAAACACCTTGCCGAATCAGGCGTCATCCCTTCGTATGCGGTGCCTAACCGTTATAATCTTGGCGTCATCATAATGGAAAGTCCGTCAGGAAATCCCATCCGAGTATATGATGTTGAGAAAACGCTTTGCGACATGTTCATGCCCGGCCATAAAGCTGACAAGGATGTACAATTGACTGCTTTAAGAAGATACATGAAACGAAAAAATAAAAAACTTTCCGAATTAATGCGTTACGCGAAACTACTAAAAGTTGAAAAAGGAATGCGGCCATATTTGGAGGTGCTCCTTTGA
- a CDS encoding transporter substrate-binding domain-containing protein, with amino-acid sequence MKKGFMKMVLGTMSLLALAACGNTSGKANSVAAEADGALQEIKDSGKLVVGTCADYPPYEWHLVQDGEDKIIGFDIDIAQTIADELGVELEVIDMDFDGLIPALSTGKVDMIIAGMNPTEERKQSVDFTDIYYTQKDALVIKSEDAKNIRSENDLKKSSLATQKATIQEEYLLGNFPDAEIKSVPKWNTAILYLVTGKADAVLMVETVARRYVEENEGLEIADFDVSSTPNESAIAVAKDSEDFLEEVNDILDEMEDSGKIEELIRTNIEIMDENTGV; translated from the coding sequence TTGAAAAAAGGGTTTATGAAAATGGTTTTGGGAACGATGAGCCTCTTGGCTTTGGCAGCATGCGGAAACACGAGCGGGAAAGCGAACAGCGTTGCTGCTGAGGCAGACGGCGCATTGCAGGAAATCAAAGACAGCGGTAAATTGGTCGTCGGAACCTGTGCCGATTATCCCCCGTATGAGTGGCATCTTGTGCAGGACGGAGAGGACAAAATCATCGGTTTCGACATCGATATCGCCCAAACCATCGCGGATGAACTGGGGGTCGAGCTGGAGGTCATAGATATGGACTTCGACGGCCTGATTCCGGCATTGTCCACAGGCAAGGTCGATATGATCATCGCCGGCATGAACCCTACGGAAGAAAGAAAACAAAGCGTTGATTTCACGGACATTTACTATACTCAAAAGGATGCCCTGGTGATCAAGTCGGAGGATGCGAAGAATATCCGATCGGAAAACGACCTGAAGAAGTCCAGCCTGGCGACGCAAAAGGCGACGATCCAAGAGGAGTATCTGCTGGGAAATTTCCCGGATGCTGAAATCAAGTCCGTGCCGAAATGGAACACGGCCATCCTGTATTTGGTGACCGGCAAAGCGGATGCCGTATTGATGGTGGAGACTGTTGCAAGGCGATATGTCGAAGAGAACGAAGGCCTTGAAATCGCCGACTTCGACGTATCGAGCACGCCGAACGAATCAGCCATCGCCGTCGCGAAAGACAGCGAAGATTTTCTGGAGGAAGTGAATGACATCCTTGACGAAATGGAAGACAGCGGCAAGATCGAGGAGCTGATCCGTACGAACATTGAAATTATGGATGAGAACACCGGGGTTTAG
- a CDS encoding transporter substrate-binding domain-containing protein — MKKGLLKLVLGTMSILALAACGNTSDTADSSATDSAASTATTDKLQEIKDKGKLVMGTSADYPPYEWHLIKDGKDEIIGFDIDIAQAIADELGVELEVKDMAFDGLIPALSTGKIDMIIAGMNATEERKQSVDFTDVYYTQTDIVVIRKEDADKFTSEDSLKTAKLATQKATVQETYLLEAFPDAEIQSVPKWNTAIMSLTTGKVDAVMMVDTVAKQFIAQNDDLMVADFDINSTPNAAAIAVAKNGGDFLETVNNIVNEMKESGKIEELYQLNDQIVTDNTAE, encoded by the coding sequence ATGAAAAAAGGATTACTGAAATTAGTTTTGGGAACAATGAGTATTTTAGCTTTAGCAGCATGCGGCAACACAAGCGATACGGCAGACAGCTCTGCAACAGATTCGGCAGCGTCCACGGCTACGACCGATAAATTGCAAGAAATCAAAGATAAGGGCAAGTTAGTGATGGGTACGTCCGCCGACTATCCTCCATACGAATGGCATCTGATAAAAGATGGAAAAGATGAAATCATTGGATTCGACATTGACATCGCCCAAGCAATCGCAGATGAACTTGGCGTTGAACTGGAAGTGAAGGATATGGCCTTTGACGGCCTGATCCCAGCGTTGTCTACAGGGAAAATCGATATGATCATCGCTGGCATGAACGCCACTGAAGAAAGAAAACAAAGCGTTGATTTCACGGATGTCTATTATACGCAAACAGACATTGTCGTGATCAGAAAAGAAGATGCGGATAAGTTCACTTCAGAAGACAGCTTGAAGACAGCTAAATTGGCTACGCAAAAAGCGACAGTCCAAGAAACGTATCTACTGGAAGCTTTCCCAGACGCTGAAATCCAATCCGTACCGAAATGGAACACAGCAATCATGTCCTTGACGACCGGAAAAGTGGATGCCGTAATGATGGTGGATACCGTTGCGAAACAATTCATTGCACAAAATGATGATTTGATGGTTGCCGACTTTGATATCAACAGCACGCCAAATGCAGCAGCTATCGCAGTTGCGAAAAACGGCGGCGACTTCCTGGAAACAGTCAACAATATCGTAAATGAAATGAAAGAAAGCGGCAAAATCGAAGAGTTATACCAACTTAACGATCAAATCGTAACAGACAATACAGCAGAATAA
- a CDS encoding amino acid ABC transporter ATP-binding protein: MIKTENLTKSFGDKEVLKGITEEIQAGEVVVIIGPSGSGKSTFLRCLNLLEEPSSGEVIFEEQVINKKETNIDAIRTKMGMVFQSFNLFPHLTVLENITIGPTQIKKVPKEQAEAIAMKLLARMGMTEKANVYPKSLSGGQQQRIAIARALAMEPKMMLFDEPTSALDPEMVGEVLQVMKDLALEGMTMVVVTHEMGFAKEVGDRILFMDGGYIVEQGTPEQVFDNPQNERTKDFLSKVL, translated from the coding sequence GTGATTAAAACAGAAAATCTTACCAAATCATTTGGCGATAAAGAAGTATTGAAGGGCATAACGGAAGAAATCCAAGCTGGCGAAGTGGTCGTCATCATCGGCCCATCTGGATCTGGAAAGAGCACGTTTCTCCGGTGCCTGAACCTTTTGGAAGAACCTAGCTCAGGAGAAGTGATTTTCGAAGAGCAGGTCATCAATAAAAAAGAGACGAACATCGATGCAATCCGCACAAAGATGGGGATGGTGTTCCAAAGCTTCAATCTCTTCCCGCATTTGACGGTCTTGGAGAACATCACCATCGGGCCGACTCAAATAAAGAAAGTACCAAAAGAACAAGCGGAAGCAATCGCCATGAAGTTGTTGGCGCGCATGGGCATGACTGAAAAAGCGAATGTCTATCCGAAATCCTTATCCGGCGGCCAGCAACAACGGATCGCAATCGCACGAGCTTTGGCGATGGAACCCAAAATGATGCTATTCGATGAGCCGACATCGGCCCTTGATCCGGAAATGGTCGGGGAAGTATTGCAGGTAATGAAAGACTTGGCGCTTGAAGGGATGACCATGGTTGTGGTAACGCACGAAATGGGATTCGCGAAGGAAGTGGGGGACCGCATCCTCTTCATGGATGGCGGCTATATCGTGGAACAAGGAACGCCGGAACAAGTTTTCGACAATCCACAAAATGAGCGTACAAAGGACTTTTTGTCAAAAGTCCTATAA
- a CDS encoding amino acid ABC transporter permease, whose translation MNLDFIQKYTDVLQTYMPIYLQGAGYTISLSISSIIIGVILGTGLALMRMSPNKILQKLAYGYIQIIRGTPLLVQLFIIYYGLYVINIELPDFLSGVIAISINSAAYIAEIIRSGIQAVDKGQMEAARSIGMSKRLAMQKIIYPQAVKNILPALGNEVATLIKETSIVSVLGLRDLMFASDIVRGATFMPFFPLVIVAVIYFILTTSVSKLVDMLERKMKQSD comes from the coding sequence ATGAATTTAGATTTTATTCAGAAATACACAGACGTACTTCAGACCTACATGCCGATTTACTTGCAAGGCGCTGGGTATACAATCTCACTTTCCATCAGTTCAATCATTATAGGGGTAATATTGGGTACAGGGTTGGCATTGATGAGGATGTCACCGAACAAGATACTTCAAAAACTGGCTTACGGTTATATTCAGATCATCCGAGGGACCCCGCTGCTTGTGCAGTTGTTTATCATCTATTACGGATTGTATGTCATCAACATCGAACTGCCGGACTTCCTGTCAGGGGTCATCGCCATCTCGATCAACTCAGCGGCTTATATCGCTGAAATCATCCGTTCCGGTATCCAAGCGGTCGACAAAGGCCAGATGGAAGCAGCCCGTTCCATCGGGATGAGCAAGCGTTTGGCCATGCAGAAAATCATTTACCCGCAAGCGGTCAAAAATATCCTGCCGGCGTTGGGGAACGAGGTCGCAACACTGATCAAGGAAACATCCATCGTGTCCGTGCTGGGACTGCGGGACTTAATGTTCGCATCCGACATCGTCCGCGGAGCAACCTTTATGCCATTCTTCCCGTTGGTGATAGTCGCCGTGATTTACTTCATCCTGACGACATCCGTTTCGAAGTTAGTGGATATGCTAGAAAGGAAGATGAAACAAAGTGATTAA
- a CDS encoding YwbE family protein, translating to MDGKLRKNIKIGALVDIVLKKDQRTGKLTRGHVKRLLTNSPNHPHGIKVMLVEGDQVGRVQQIVDEV from the coding sequence ATGGACGGAAAACTTAGAAAAAACATCAAAATCGGCGCTTTGGTCGACATTGTCTTGAAGAAAGACCAACGCACAGGAAAACTGACAAGAGGGCATGTGAAACGGCTGTTGACGAACAGCCCCAATCATCCGCACGGCATCAAAGTCATGCTGGTTGAAGGCGACCAAGTCGGCCGCGTGCAACAGATCGTGGATGAGGTATAA
- the pepF gene encoding oligoendopeptidase F: MTQEQLKNRADVPEALTWDVTALYKTRADFEAALNGLKAATAAFATTYEGKLTDAKTILAAMKEYEMLIETATLADHYAMVPEATDLTDPDNVELSRQTANAMADISAQLTFFESELIGCDAAILDQVVSEEARFASYIRHIKKNKRIQLAPEVEKALAQLAPTLDAPSAIYEQARLGDMDFGTFTADGKEYPLSFVLYEDYYMYHDDTAIRRAAFDKFSAVLSDYENVVATAYYTQLQKEKTLATMRGFDSVVDYLLYGQEVTRELYDRQIDTIMNDLAPVMQKYITHLKEIRGLDKMTYADLKIALDPEYSPQVSIEESQTMVEDAIAVLGQDYTDRIMQAYPERWIDFTQNIGKSTGGFCTSPYGTHPYILMSWANQLSDVYTLIHELGHAGQMILSNENNSILGSEPSLYLIEGPSTFNELLLTESLARKSTDARMQRFALTKMLSDTYFHNFVTHLLEAAYQREVYDFIDAGKSFDAGKLSEIKRSVLERFWGDAVEINAGAELTWMRQIHYYMGLYSYTYSAGLTIATQAFLRVKTEGEPAVGKWLEFLALGDQLEAAEAAALAGVDIKTDQALQDTIHYLDEAVDQIITLSKELA, from the coding sequence ATGACACAAGAACAACTGAAAAACCGCGCGGACGTCCCTGAGGCATTGACTTGGGATGTGACTGCACTCTATAAAACAAGAGCAGACTTCGAGGCAGCTTTGAATGGCCTTAAGGCAGCGACCGCAGCCTTCGCAACGACGTACGAAGGTAAACTAACGGATGCCAAAACGATCCTTGCTGCAATGAAGGAATACGAAATGCTCATCGAAACCGCGACATTGGCGGATCACTATGCGATGGTGCCGGAAGCGACCGACTTGACCGATCCGGACAACGTCGAGCTGTCCCGCCAAACGGCGAACGCGATGGCTGACATCAGCGCCCAACTGACATTCTTTGAATCGGAACTGATCGGCTGCGACGCCGCTATCCTTGATCAGGTCGTTTCGGAAGAAGCGCGTTTCGCTTCCTATATCCGCCACATCAAGAAAAACAAACGTATCCAGCTGGCGCCTGAAGTCGAAAAAGCGTTGGCCCAATTGGCCCCGACCTTGGATGCGCCGAGCGCCATCTATGAGCAGGCCCGCCTTGGCGATATGGACTTCGGCACCTTCACGGCCGACGGGAAGGAATATCCGCTGAGCTTCGTGCTCTACGAAGATTACTACATGTACCATGACGATACGGCGATCCGTCGGGCTGCTTTCGATAAATTCTCCGCTGTCCTCAGCGATTACGAGAACGTGGTCGCGACTGCCTATTATACCCAGCTGCAGAAGGAAAAGACGCTGGCGACGATGCGCGGTTTCGATTCCGTGGTCGACTATCTGCTTTACGGTCAGGAAGTGACTCGGGAGTTGTATGACCGTCAAATCGACACGATCATGAACGACCTAGCGCCGGTGATGCAGAAATACATCACGCATCTGAAGGAAATACGCGGGCTGGACAAAATGACCTACGCCGACTTGAAAATCGCGCTGGATCCGGAATATTCGCCGCAAGTTTCGATCGAAGAGTCGCAGACGATGGTGGAGGATGCCATAGCGGTATTGGGCCAGGACTATACGGATCGGATCATGCAGGCTTATCCGGAGCGTTGGATCGATTTCACCCAGAACATCGGCAAATCGACAGGTGGATTCTGCACGAGCCCGTACGGCACGCACCCGTACATCCTGATGTCATGGGCGAACCAACTTTCGGACGTCTACACGCTGATCCATGAATTGGGCCATGCCGGACAGATGATCTTGTCGAACGAAAACAACAGCATCCTCGGATCGGAGCCATCGTTGTACCTGATCGAAGGTCCATCCACCTTCAATGAACTGCTGTTGACGGAGTCATTGGCACGCAAGAGCACGGATGCGCGCATGCAGCGATTCGCTTTGACGAAGATGCTTTCCGATACCTATTTCCACAATTTCGTCACACACTTGCTGGAAGCAGCCTATCAAAGGGAAGTCTACGATTTTATCGACGCGGGCAAGAGCTTCGATGCCGGCAAATTGAGCGAAATCAAACGGAGCGTGCTGGAGCGATTTTGGGGTGATGCTGTGGAAATCAACGCCGGAGCGGAGCTGACATGGATGCGCCAGATCCATTACTACATGGGCCTGTATTCCTATACCTATTCGGCCGGTCTGACGATCGCGACGCAAGCCTTCCTGCGCGTCAAAACGGAAGGTGAACCGGCTGTCGGAAAATGGTTGGAATTCCTGGCTCTAGGGGACCAATTGGAAGCCGCAGAAGCAGCAGCCTTGGCAGGCGTGGACATCAAAACAGATCAGGCGCTGCAGGATACGATCCATTATTTGGATGAAGCGGTCGATCAAATCATCACACTAAGCAAAGAGCTTGCTTAA
- a CDS encoding ketopantoate reductase family protein → MKIQTVAIVGLGALGILYGHHFTKAIGKDRVRIVVNKERMARYQEQGISFNGEPCDFQYVDETDASLEPADLVILAVKGTQLDEAIKTARNQVGPETTIISVLNGIASEEVIGATFGDEKVIHCVAQGMDALRIGNDVKSVHIGELRIGLDAPEKQARLDAVAAFFEETALPHVVEADILHRMWAKFMLNVGVNQVLMVKEGTFRDIHKEGPTRNLMIAAMREVLPIAQKEGVNLTETDLENDLAIIDGLTPLGMPSMRQDGIAKRPSEVELFSGTILKKAKKYGLPSPTNQYLYDQVQAIEATY, encoded by the coding sequence ATGAAGATACAAACTGTAGCCATCGTCGGATTGGGCGCATTAGGGATCCTCTATGGTCACCATTTCACGAAGGCCATCGGGAAGGATCGTGTGCGCATCGTCGTCAACAAAGAACGGATGGCGCGCTACCAAGAACAAGGCATTTCCTTCAACGGAGAGCCATGCGATTTCCAATACGTCGACGAAACGGATGCCAGTCTGGAACCTGCAGACCTGGTCATTCTGGCGGTGAAGGGGACCCAATTGGATGAAGCAATCAAAACCGCCCGCAACCAAGTCGGACCGGAGACGACGATCATTTCGGTCCTGAACGGCATTGCCAGCGAGGAAGTCATCGGCGCAACATTCGGCGATGAGAAAGTCATCCACTGCGTAGCCCAAGGAATGGACGCACTGCGCATCGGCAACGATGTGAAATCTGTGCATATCGGCGAACTGCGCATCGGCCTCGACGCTCCTGAAAAACAAGCGCGTTTGGATGCGGTGGCAGCTTTCTTCGAAGAAACGGCCTTGCCGCACGTAGTTGAAGCGGATATCCTGCACCGCATGTGGGCGAAATTCATGCTGAATGTCGGCGTGAATCAAGTCTTGATGGTGAAGGAAGGCACTTTCCGCGACATCCACAAAGAGGGACCAACCCGCAATCTGATGATCGCCGCCATGCGCGAGGTCTTGCCTATAGCCCAGAAGGAAGGCGTCAACTTGACGGAAACCGATCTGGAAAATGATTTGGCGATCATCGACGGACTGACGCCGCTGGGGATGCCATCGATGCGCCAGGACGGCATTGCGAAACGGCCTTCAGAGGTCGAACTTTTTTCCGGCACCATCCTGAAAAAAGCTAAAAAGTACGGATTGCCTTCCCCAACGAACCAGTACCTCTACGACCAGGTCCAAGCTATCGAAGCAACATACTGA
- a CDS encoding pyridoxamine kinase yields MSQPRVLIIQDISASCRISMNVAVPVVSCLDNWVSILPTALLSTHTGKEFEGYTFLDLTQEMGGILQHWQSLGIKFDGILIGYLGSRQQINIVRDIIHTFAAEDAHIILDPAMGDQGVLYPGFTLEYVDEMAALCNEATVITPNVTEACFLTKRPILKKPYAESEVSELLADLRALNPNNVVLTGVSLESETIGAVCVSQSEPEAHYAFAKHFPGHYDGAGDLFTSVVGGLLFQNLPLTVATETAVRYNSMVIERTLKSGRELHYGVQFETDLPYLIEQLRKYKPAE; encoded by the coding sequence TTGAGTCAACCAAGAGTATTGATTATCCAAGATATTTCCGCCAGTTGCCGCATTTCGATGAACGTGGCGGTTCCTGTAGTGAGCTGCCTGGACAATTGGGTGAGCATCCTGCCGACAGCACTGTTGTCCACCCATACGGGTAAAGAATTTGAAGGCTATACTTTTTTGGATCTGACCCAGGAAATGGGCGGCATCCTGCAGCATTGGCAGTCTTTGGGCATCAAGTTCGATGGCATCCTGATCGGCTATCTGGGTTCGCGTCAGCAAATAAACATCGTGCGTGATATTATCCATACATTTGCGGCCGAAGATGCCCACATCATTCTTGATCCGGCGATGGGCGACCAAGGCGTGCTGTATCCGGGATTCACGCTGGAATATGTGGATGAAATGGCGGCACTCTGCAATGAAGCGACCGTAATCACGCCGAACGTGACCGAAGCCTGCTTTTTGACGAAACGGCCCATTTTGAAGAAACCCTACGCTGAATCGGAAGTGTCTGAACTTCTTGCCGACTTGCGCGCTTTGAACCCGAATAATGTTGTACTGACGGGGGTTTCCTTGGAATCGGAAACGATAGGTGCTGTCTGCGTTAGCCAAAGCGAGCCTGAAGCGCATTATGCCTTCGCGAAACATTTTCCCGGCCATTATGACGGCGCGGGAGACTTGTTCACAAGTGTCGTTGGCGGCTTGCTTTTCCAGAACCTGCCGCTGACCGTAGCCACCGAAACTGCCGTTCGATACAACAGCATGGTGATCGAGCGCACGCTGAAAAGCGGACGCGAACTGCACTATGGCGTCCAATTCGAGACGGATTTGCCGTATCTGATCGAACAGTTGCGTAAATACAAACCAGCTGAATAG
- a CDS encoding ECF transporter S component: MKTEKNSTYRLVILALFMAFTVVMTLLFRIPIPFGYVNLGDMVLLLAGLSFGGSAGFFVGSLGSMLADLFAGYAFYAPITFVVKGLEGFFAGWLFQKMDHKKPLVATVIAGIWMAIGYAIGDTILFGFGAAIASFPLNIAQGLVGAFLSTLLYRWLNPYITKKLK; the protein is encoded by the coding sequence ATGAAAACTGAAAAAAACAGTACTTACAGATTGGTTATTTTGGCCTTATTTATGGCGTTTACCGTCGTCATGACTTTATTGTTCCGCATCCCGATTCCTTTCGGCTACGTTAACTTGGGAGACATGGTGCTCCTGTTGGCCGGTCTATCCTTCGGAGGCAGCGCCGGCTTCTTCGTTGGATCACTCGGCAGCATGTTGGCCGACCTGTTCGCTGGCTATGCCTTCTATGCACCGATCACTTTTGTCGTGAAAGGTTTGGAAGGATTCTTTGCCGGCTGGTTGTTCCAGAAAATGGATCACAAGAAGCCGCTGGTTGCCACGGTGATCGCCGGTATCTGGATGGCGATCGGATACGCCATCGGGGACACGATCCTTTTCGGGTTCGGTGCCGCGATCGCTTCATTCCCGCTGAACATTGCGCAGGGTCTCGTAGGGGCTTTCTTGTCCACCCTCTTGTATCGTTGGTTGAATCCTTACATCACGAAGAAATTGAAATGA